A genome region from Acidobacteriota bacterium includes the following:
- a CDS encoding YIP1 family protein: MSEPMHTPPPPPAGGPPAGGPPYGPTSDSSLPWENRSQVGFMPALIDSVKLFVTSPREAYARAQEKGDFVSPLLYAVIIGTVAGIVGQIWGLLFQGSWMAMMPAEYQDMMGPMMAGGGASIILTIVFMPFYIAAFMFVWAGIVHLILMLLKAVDANVGFEGTFRGVAYSQTASLAQIVPLVGGLIAMVWTIFLSIIGIARMHKTTEGKAAAGVLIPIGLCCACIIIAFILGGAALMSAIGQAGG, translated from the coding sequence CGATGCACACACCGCCACCGCCGCCGGCCGGAGGACCTCCTGCCGGGGGACCGCCCTACGGCCCGACCTCGGATTCTTCCCTGCCCTGGGAGAACCGCTCGCAGGTCGGCTTCATGCCGGCTTTGATCGACTCGGTCAAGCTTTTCGTGACCTCTCCGCGCGAGGCCTACGCCCGCGCCCAGGAGAAGGGTGACTTCGTCAGCCCGCTGCTCTACGCGGTGATCATCGGCACCGTCGCGGGTATCGTCGGCCAAATCTGGGGTCTGCTGTTCCAGGGAAGTTGGATGGCGATGATGCCCGCGGAGTACCAGGACATGATGGGGCCGATGATGGCGGGAGGCGGCGCCAGCATCATCCTCACCATCGTGTTCATGCCGTTCTATATCGCCGCCTTCATGTTCGTCTGGGCGGGGATTGTCCATCTGATCTTGATGCTTTTGAAGGCGGTGGACGCTAACGTCGGATTCGAAGGAACCTTCCGCGGAGTCGCCTACTCCCAGACGGCATCGCTGGCGCAGATCGTCCCCCTCGTCGGCGGGTTGATCGCCATGGTCTGGACCATCTTTCTGTCGATCATCGGCATCGCTCGGATGCACAAGACGACCGAGGGTAAAGCGGCTGCTGGCGTGCTCATCCCGATCGGTCTGTGCTGCGCTTGTATCATCATCGCCTTCATCCTCGGCGGCGCGGCCCTGATGTCCGCCATCGGTCAGGCGGGAGGGTGA